Part of the Ursus arctos isolate Adak ecotype North America unplaced genomic scaffold, UrsArc2.0 scaffold_1, whole genome shotgun sequence genome, TTAaatagtacatatttttaaagggccTACGTTTGTTTCTGGTTAGTAGGACATAGTTTTCTCAGAGATCAATAGAGTAAGTGGTTGAGAGCATGACCCCCATCTAGGTGGTCTGAGTTTGAATTCGGACCCTTCTACTTCCCAGtaatgtgaccttgggcaacctcCTTGGGCCTAAGTTCCCTCATCTACAAAAACTGTGGTAATGTTACACCCTCTTCATACAGCTGTAGTGAGGACTGAATTTCTAAAATAAGTGAAGTCCTTGGAACAGTGTCTGGTTTATGCTAAGCTCCAtggaaatatttactattattatcattattattatgtgaTTAATATCTTAAATAAGCCAACTGGAAACACAGACTAAAATTTATGTTTAGGATAATTctcctatggggcgcctgggtggctcagtggttcagcgtctgccttcggctcagggcgtgatccggcattctgggatcgagccccacattaggatcttctgctgggagcctggttcttcctctcccacttcccttgcttgtgttccctctctcgctggctgtctctctctctctctctctctcaaataaacaaataaaatctttaaaaaaaagaaagagagaaaaaagggtaATTCTCCTAAGGAATTCAGTacagaaaaacagacatataagtactttcaactttttttttttttttttttttttagagactgAGAGAGGGGaagctcagagggagagggagagaaagaatcccaagcaggctccacgcccattgtgaagcccaacatgaggcttcatcccacaaccctgagatcatgacctgagccaaaatcaagaattggaacttaactgactgggccacccatataagtactttttaaaaatggaatctttACAAGAAATAAAGTGATAGCTCACTTATAAATCTAAGGAGTATATACATGAATTGAGAGGTTTGCCAAGGCTTTCCTGCTTTCTGGAATTACCTGATCAATGGCAGGTGACTCATAGTTTCACAAGAcgcttctttttttccctttagatttAAAACATTTGAATTCATTCTCATAGTTCAAAACGCAAAACAATATGACAAGATATACATCGTGCAGTCTTACCTCCCACTGCCGTCCCGTCCACCTGCCCATAGGCAGTCACTTTAATTTAGTTTCTGATGTATCAACCCAGTGTTTCTTTataaaagcaaatgcaaatgCTCTATATTCTTATTTGGTCCCCCTTTCTTAGAAGCTATCATACTTTTCCATTTAACAATCTATCTTggttatctatctatctttgtACATTACAATCCATCTTTCCATATTGCTACACAAGGAGCTGCTTCACCCTCTTTTAAGGTGACATAGTATTCCATTCTGTAGACATTCCATACTCtgtttataaatgtatttgtaatttttaataaatattagcaaattgccCTCCATGTAGGTTTGTGTCATTTTagactcccaccagcaatgtaggaatATGACCCTTTCCCTCCAAGAATCGCTGTAGTTTCCAGACAATCATCTGTTCAAAACCAGACCACATGGGCAGGTGTTACTGGGACGTAGAAGtgggaaacaaaactaaaaagatgTTGGGGGTTTGTCAAGGCCGTTTACCTAGGACCTGGCAGAATCAGCTGTTAGTTCAGGGTGGATTCTGGGCAACTGGGTAATGTATTGAGTGCAATCAGGTCACATTGGTCCTGGAAGAATCTGGTTTTTAATGTCAATAGTAAAACCCAGGAAGCTTGCTGTTTTTCTGGACCAGAAGTTGGGTGatgtttccttctctgatttgAATGAAAGATCTCTTCTCTATAATTTTAACCCATCTTTTACAGAAACGCTTTGGTCTAATTTCTGTACTGGAGCCTCTTAATATCTTTTCAGTAACAGATTATGAAAGATGAAGGACCTGGGAAACCACCATGTTTCATATTCTCTAAGTTCGTACATGTAACTTAGCCAGTAAATTTAGCCTCAGTATTTGTGGATTCTTCTTAAGTTTTACCCCCCAaacccaaaatatatttatttctcccCTCATTTTcagaaactataaaaacattaTACTGATGTCGATTTCATAGATGCTGTGGGTATCAACTGTCAAGTGCTTTAGAAGTtctaagataaaatatttgagaattataTTACTTAACACagctaatacatttttttatttaaaaaaatttcataccagggtacctgggtgacatagtcagttaagtgtctgactctgggttttggctcaggtcatgatctcagggtcctggggtcaagcccctcatcaggctctgagcccagcatggagtctgtttgagactctctctctctctctctctctctctttcttcctctgcctctcccgtttgtactgtctctctctctctctctaaaaaataaataaataaaatcttataaataaataaataaataaataaaattcgtACCACATAGTGTACTTCATATTTGAATCTTGACTTTCTCATTCAGCTTCttgtttttcctggagttttattgtgtttcttttttcttattgattataTGAGATATGTATCTTTATCTCATTGACAGCAAGCTGCATTAGATTTAAATGCTTCTATGAAGGGGCTGTAGGCATTCTACAATACCTCACTAAAGGGTTCAATTTCTCTAAAACCTCAGACCCCAAATATCTGTACCTCAGAACAGACCCCAGTTTGCCACATAAtcccatttttctaaaatttcatctcTCCAAGGACTTCAACTTCCCCAGTTCTGCCAGATGCTCATTTCTCTCAGTATTCTAAACTCctgttgcccattttttttcAGCATTCTCTTTTAAGAACCACAGGCCATCCTAATGCCTACCTCCTGTACAATACGCTTTTGCCCAGCCCACTTACTCTGGTGTGACTATCAGATATTCCCCCATCCCATCGCCTCTCTAGTAAATGCCTGCCTGGATAGGCCATGGTTATTCAGCTTTGGTTGAACCCCACAGGTGCTGAACAAGGCCAAGTATGGTCCAATGTGGTTAACCCGCGCAGGGCCTCAGACCCATGTGAACCTGGCCAGTGCCCCCCTCCTGGAGCAAGTGATGCGTCAAGAGGGCAAGTACCCAGTACGGAACGACATGGAACTATGGAAGGAGCACCGGGACCAGCAGGGCCTGTCCTATGGGCTCTTCACCACGTGAGCTGGGGCCTGAAGGGACTGGTACAAGGCCTCAGAGGGCCAGGCCCAAGGACAGTGGTATTGGGAAGCCAGTGGATAATGGGCAGAGTGGGCTCTCCCTGCATTCTCTGAGCCTGATAATCAGTCTAGAAAGCAGTGGTTGGGATTGGCTGAAGCCCAGGGACCATTCATTATCTTTCCCATTAATATATTGTATCACTTTGGACAAAGGAatactttctccttccttggccTTAcgtttctcatatgtaaaatgggaagtTTGGAGCAGAATATCTCCAAACTATCTCTAGGACTTTTCCAGCTCCATTGTTCTACATTACAGTTGAAAATATACCAACTTGAATCATAATAGGACATATCTGTTTATAGTTGGGAAAACATCACCATAATAGTTAGGAAGGctgaatttaactttaaaaatatttcccaaattatGTATTATAGGTTTGTTGTTGGATATAACTTTCAAGGTTGCTTTCCATACACAGAGGCAGATGTAGCTTTCAGCCTTGAAGTTACACCCAGAAAAGTTAAGATTATTTTGGCAGTGACAAATTCAAGCATGGGCCAAATGTGTTATATACGCATATGCCGATTGAGGTAAACCATTGAGAATCATTGGTAATGAATCATTCCCAATGCTACCCAGGTTGTAACTGGATATATtacagggctttttaaaaattgtcttttattttaattccagtatagttaacagacATTGCtattttagtttcagatgtacactATAGTGATTCGATaattctatacgttactcagtgctcatcaggataagtgtgctcttaatccccatcacctctttcaccctAATACGGGTTTCTTTTTGCTGTAGTATGTTAACAGAGctccagaaaataatgaaagacttttattttcCCTAGTTGCTTGACATCTCATGCTTTCATCATTTCTTAAGGGATTAAAGTTAATCCCGGCAGTGGTTATAGTAGCCGCACCAATGGTAATAGCTAAGCAGGTGTTTATAACATGCCAGGTATCAGGCTAGTCTCtgtacatttattatttccttttattctcacaACAAGTCCATGAAGTAGATCGTGTGATTATCCCCATTTATAGGTGGAGAAACTTAAGCCTCGAGAGGTTTTTGTATCACCTACCAGTAGTGAGTGGTGGAATCgatctaattttagaatttagGAACTTAATGCTTTGATACTTTTGGAAAGGAAGCAAACCGGATGGAGGGTGCATTTCATCTGTCTTTGATGCCTATATGTTCATTCTCCCATCgcatgtttgtttcttttttgtggttcCTTCACAGGTGAACAGTTTCAGAACTGCAACAATTAATGAGCCCAAAGTTATGGGAAGAGAATCGAGTGTCTGTCCTTCCAGAGCTCATTAACATGATGTCTGGCCCCGAGGGCAGGATTTGGGTCTTAGGTTTTCACCAGGTCAGGCCACCACTAGGGTTGATGGCTCAAGATTTAGAATTGAAGCTGAACATTATGGATACccctatttatctatttatagtttttcacTCTACAGTTTCCTAATTATATTATAccctatatatgtattttaaagctattttgcTAACCAATGataagttctttttgtttttatatatatataacatacatacgtatatatatatatatacgtatgtatgttttactctcattttttaaaagcctttatttatttgtcagacagagagagattgagcacaagcagggagagcggcaggcacagggagacgcaggctcctcgctgagcaaagagccggatgcgggcctcaatcccaggaccctgggatcatgacctgagccgaaaacagatgcttaaccaactgagctacccaggcgtccctttacATCTCATTTTATGAAGTATTGTTTTCCCAGGAAATAATTTAACAACCACAGAAATGTTCTCATTTAAGTTCTGTGAGTCTTCTTGCTACTATTGGGAGAATGTTTTGCTCTTGGAGAAGCACCTGCAACCTGAAGTTCCAGTAAATGAGTCTATTCTGGTTTTCGGTCCTTTTTCAGCAGCACTGTCATTTGACCTTTTTGCAGCTTTTCCCAACACAATAAAGAAAACTCCTGAAGTTTGAggttcatttaaataaatacttttctaaataaaaaaaaaaaaccaattcttGCTGTAAGCctttttaatatctttctttttaaaatactgtattggTTTTTACAATTCGAAAGTAATGCTTATTGTAAAAAGcccaataataaaatattgtcgTCCTGCCGCCCACTCCCATCCCATCCTTCTAAGGAATCCTGACAGTTTGGTGGGTATTCTTCCCTACTTTATGTGGAAACATGCAACTGTACATATGGACCTATAgggtttcctttcttcttcctaaaatTGGGCCACATTGTACTTATTACTCTGCAACTAGCCTTAGAAAAATTGACCTGTGCCCAGCTTGCTTAGGAAAGGCAACAGGTTTGGGGAACAGATGTGGGTGGGGACAGTCCCCGGACCTGACgtcccttcccccgccccctgTTGGAAGCATGTTCCCACCCTCGCAAGCATCCCTGTCTAACCAGGGTGGTGACCCAACCCCCTACTGGGTGACTGTAGCAAGACGACCTGGGGCATCAGCCTGGTGGGTCTCCCTGTCCCTTTGGCTCACTGAGCCAGGTAGAGCATGAAGGTCCAGAATCTGAGCTTCCCAGGAACCCTAACTTGCTCCTCCTTTATTCCTCATTGTCCATGCAGAAGGACCATCGCACCTCCTCCTGATTTCACGTACAGAAGATTCTGGAGTTGTATCATCCTAAGATAATCATGGTCAACATTCGTTAAGCAttcaccatgtgccaggctctgatCTAAGCACTTTAATCACCCGAACAACCCTACTAAGACAGGCACgcttattattcccattttacggaaggggaaactgaggcacagaggagttaAGTCTCCTGCCTAAGGTCACTCAGCCAGTAATCATCAGACCTGTCATTTGGCCCTAGgtagtctggctccagaggcccACCTTGACTCCTTCCACGATGCTCTGGTGAGACTGAAGTTTTGTGATTTGAAGCTTCTGTTCTTTGACGTTCAGTGACTCTATAATTCTACATCTCGAGTCTGAGATTTTCCTAGAGTCTGGAGGGGTCTCAGGGCAGGGGGCCGATTCCATCTAATCTAAGCTCCACTGCAACTTACCAGTGTGCGGTCCCTCCGTCCCCCGCAGGGAAGGACAGCATTGGTACGAGCTGCGCCGTACTCTGAACCAGAGGATGCTGAAGCCGAGCGAGGCCGCGCTCTACACCGATGCTGTGAACGAGGTGATCGACGACTTCCTGGCCCACCTGAACCGGCTGTTGGCAGAGAGTGCCTCGGGGGACCAGGTGTCCGACATGGCTCACCAGTTCTACTACTTTGCTTTGGAAGGTACCCTTGttgggagaggagctggggggGTGGTCAGAGGCAGGTTGTGCTCCCCGCCCTCTTCAAGCCCCCTGGACTCTGGGCACCAGAACACTGCCTCCTGTGACGGGCTCTGTGCCCTGCCAGCGATCTGCTACATCCTGTTTGAGAAACGGATCGGCTGCCTGGAGCGCCCCATCCCCCAGGACACGGTGGCCTTCATCAGATCTGTCGGGCTCATGTTCCAGAACTCAGTCTATGTCACCTTCCTCCCCAAGTGGACCCGTTCCCTGCTGCCTTTCTGGAAGCGCTATCTGGATGGCTGGAACACCATCTTCTCTTTTGGTGaggaggccagggaaggaagtggtgggtgtggaggtgggggtaggggagtgGGTTCCAGGGTCTTTGCCATCAGCAGTCTCTCCCAGGACCTTCTTCCTCATGCTACCAGCTGTCAGAGTGGCTCTCGGTCCTTGGAGATCATGACTTTCGACCTTGTCCTCCTTTGTTCTCCATTTTCCCTGTAGGGAAGAAGCTGATTGATCAGAAGCTCAAGGAGATAGAGACCCAGCTGCAGACAAGGGGGCCAGATGAAGTCCAGATATCTGGCTACCTGCACTTCCTGCTGACCAGAGGACAGCTCAGTACTCGTGAGGCTATGGGCAGCCTGCCTGAGCTGCTCCTGGCGGGCGTAGACACGGTGCGTGAGGGGGGCCAGCCAGGAGACCGGGGGCTATCCTGAACCAATTGCCCATTACCCTCACCTGAGCCTGACCTTCGTTCCTCTAggtacctgcttctctttctgtattctagATGTAGAGCTAGAAGGAAAACCGGGGTGGGGGGTCATTCAACCTggcagaggtgggcagggaaTGGTCCTTTTGTAAGAGGGAACCCATTGCCTCCTGGAGCCTCTCTCGGCCAGTTCAAAGTTTCTTCTCACATCTATTTAAGGTGTAACTTAAGTGGAGAGCTTGACCACAAGCATCTTCCTAGTCGAACTCTTTGTGTTCCTTTTATCGCATGGGGTGTCTCTCTGTTCAGATCTCCTTGTTGTTAAGAGTGCAATTCTCCGTCTCATGGGTCCTCATCCTGCTGTGGAGTCACGCTCAGCATGgagaggccccaggagcccctgtgtcGATTTCTGCCATGCTCGTGGCAAATTCATTGTTCGGCACATGCCCACTCACTCACCCTTCCACTACCTCGCTAGCCTTTTGCCTAGAAATCCCTCCTCacttcatctctccctctgcctcccagacATCCAACACGATGACCTGGGCCCTGTACCATCTTTCAAAGAACCCAGAGATCCAGGCTGCCTTGCATAAGGAAGTGGTGGGTGTGGTGCCAGCTGGGCAGGTGCCCCAGTACAAGGACTTTGCCCACATGCCCCTGCTCAAAGCGGTGCTTAAGGAGACCCTGCGGTAGGTGGCATTTCCCGGGAGCGCAGGGTCTGTGCGGAGGAGGACTCAGGGACAGGAGTCGGAAGTGGAGGCTGGTGGGCTGGAGCTAGGGCCAGGGGTGAGATGGGAAGAAGGACCTGGGGGACCAGAGGCAAACCTGCACCTTCTTTTCCCTGCAGCCTCTACCCTGTGGTCC contains:
- the LOC113250446 gene encoding sterol 26-hydroxylase, mitochondrial, whose protein sequence is MDRMAALRGARLRWALLGTRVAPPGFCPHGARAKAAIPAAVPVTAETPGNGPGDRRLRTLEEVPGPGQLRFLFQLLVRGYVLRLHKLQVLNKAKYGPMWLTRAGPQTHVNLASAPLLEQVMRQEGKYPVRNDMELWKEHRDQQGLSYGLFTTEGQHWYELRRTLNQRMLKPSEAALYTDAVNEVIDDFLAHLNRLLAESASGDQVSDMAHQFYYFALEAICYILFEKRIGCLERPIPQDTVAFIRSVGLMFQNSVYVTFLPKWTRSLLPFWKRYLDGWNTIFSFGKKLIDQKLKEIETQLQTRGPDEVQISGYLHFLLTRGQLSTREAMGSLPELLLAGVDTTSNTMTWALYHLSKNPEIQAALHKEVVGVVPAGQVPQYKDFAHMPLLKAVLKETLRLYPVVPMNSRVITEKEIEVNGFLFPKNTQFVFCHYVVSRDPDIFPEPESFQPYRWLRKSQPAALGVQHPFGSVPFGYGVRACLGRRIAELEMQLLLSRLIQQYEVVLAPETGEVRSMARIVLVPNKKVSLHFRQRQC